One window of Nymphaea colorata isolate Beijing-Zhang1983 chromosome 1, ASM883128v2, whole genome shotgun sequence genomic DNA carries:
- the LOC116264770 gene encoding uncharacterized protein LOC116264770: MNSRFSGSKSKCRLWALDGGVCTFRSVIPFLGISCIVMLLFTSMTMWIRNQQAEMEREIRPLFYSEEELDHLHTVAEIYGTSGHESLPHGIVQATSDLELRPLWAAKSFRLLENKDTNRSLLAMPVGIKQKKNVDTIVEKFLLQNFTVILFHYDGNVNGWNDLQWHSKAIHIVANNQSKWWFAKRFLHPDIISIYDYVFIWDEDIGVDNFHPGRYLQIMKAEGLEISQPALDPDLSEVHHRITVRKKNGRVHRQIYGTFGSTKCSNTSEGPPCSGWVEGMAPVFSRAAWRCAWHLIQNDLVHGWGLDMKLGYCAQGDRTEKVGVIDSEYVVHIGIPTLGGPSRKYPDATAPGRPLVKVRRRPPVDVRVEIRRQSSAELEAFKQRWNQAVKEDKYWIDPYGHKPDSDKPGAAHRARAIPLRERARAMPIRARSGLTYRRYGPKQ; the protein is encoded by the exons ATGAACTCCAGGTTTTCGGGATCAAAGTCAAAATGCAGGCTTTGGGCACTGGATGGT GGGGTTTGTACTTTCAGGTCAGTTATTCCCTTTTTGGGAATATCATGCATTGTTATGTTGCTGTTCACCTCAATGACCATGTGGATAAGAAACCAGCAGGCAGAG ATGGAAAGAGAAATACGCCCCCTTTTTTATAGCGAAGAAGAGTTGGATCATTTGCACACTGTTGCT GAAATCTATGGTACTTCGGGTCATGAGTCCTTGCCCCATGGAATTGTGCAAGCAACTTCTGATTTGGAATTAAGACCTCTTTGGGCAGCAAAGAGCTTCCGCTTGTTG GAAAATAAGGATACTAATAGGAGTCTCCTAGCAATGCCTGTTGGaatcaagcaaaagaaaaatgtggaTACCATTGTGGAAAAG tttttgttgcAGAATTTTACAGTTATTCTCTTTCATTATGATGGTAATGTTAATGGATGGAATGACCTTCAGTGGCACAGCAAGGCAATTCATATAGTTGCAAATAACCAAAGTAAATG GTGGTTTGCGAAGCGTTTTCTGCATCCTGATATAATATCTATTTATGATTACGTTTTTATTTGGGATGAAGATATAGGAGTAGATAATTTCCATCCAGGAAG GTACTTGCAAATTATGAAAGCAGAAGGCTTGGAGATTTCTCAACCGGCGCTGGATCCTGATTTGTCTGAAGTGCATCACAGGATCActgtaaggaaaaaaaatgggagGGTCCATAG GCAAATATATGGTACTTTTGGAAGCACAAAATGTTCAAATACAAGCGAAGGGCCACCATGTTCGGG ATGGGTTGAAGGGATGGCACCTGTATTTTCAAGGGCTGCTTGGCGTTGTGCATGGCATCTTATACAG AATGATCTTGTACACGGATGGGGCTTGGATATGAAACTCGGATATTGTGCTCAG GGTGACCGAACTGAGAAGGTTGGAGTGATTGATAGCGAGTACGTTGTGCATATAGGAATTCCAACACTTGGTGGTCCTTCGAGAAAG TATCCTGATGCTACTGCACCTGGTAGACCATTGGTAAAG GTACGAAGGCGTCCACCAGTTGATGTTCGAGTAGAG ATCCGGAGGCAGTCTAGTGCAGAGTTGGAAGCGTTTAAGCAGAGGTGGAACCAAGCGGTGAAGGAAGACAAGTACTGGATTGATCCATATGGCCATAAGCCGGATTCAGATAAACCGGGTGCCGCTCATCGGGCACGTGCAATCCCATTACGCGAGAGGGCACGCGCAATGCCAATACGCGCGAGAAGTGGATTGACTTACCGAAGATATGGCCCCAAACAATGA
- the LOC116263509 gene encoding secretory carrier-associated membrane protein 1-like isoform X2 — MAGRFDRNPFDEEEVNPFADPAVRAGASRQQNYGGGAFYTTHPGSAPTAMNRLSPLPPEPVDFGSATVDIPLDSGKDLKKKERELQAKEAELKRREQELKRREDAAARAGIVIEERNWPPFFPLIHHDIANEIPIHLQRLQYFAFASFLGMVLCLLWNVVAVTGAWIRGEGVKIWLLAVIYFVAGVPGAYVLWYRPLYRAMRTESALKFSWFFLFYMLHIAFVIFAAVAPPVVFKGKSLAFCTLLVLRYSA; from the exons ATGGCCGGTCGCTTCGACAGAAATCCGTTCGACGAGGAGGAAGTGAACCCCTTCGCC GATCCAGCAGTTCGTGCAGGAGCATCTAGACAACAAAATTATGGAGGAGGTGCATTTTACACAACG CATCCAGGAAGTGCACCTACTGCTATGAATAGGCTTTCACCTCTTCCCCCTGAGCCTGTTGATTTTGGAAGTGCCACAGTTGATATTCCTCTTGATTCAGGCAAG gatttgaagaagaaagagagggaactGCAAGCTAAAGAGGCAGAACTGAAGAGACGAGAGCAG GAGCTAAAACGAAGGGAAGATGCAGCTGCACGAG CTGGAATAGTGATTGAGGAGAGAAATTGGCCGccctttttccctcttattCACCATGATATCGCAAATGAAATACCAATACATCTACAGAGGCTGCAGTATTTTGCATTTGCATCATTTTTAG GCATGGTCTTGTGTCTCCTGTGGAATGTAGTAGCAGTTACAGGTGCCTGGATTAGAGGAGAAG GTGTTAAGATATGGTTGCTTGCGGTCATATACTTTGTAGCTGGGGTTCCAGGAGCTTATGTTTTGTGGTATCGCCCCCTATATCGGGCCATGAG GACAGAAAGTGCTTTGAAGTTTagttggtttttccttttctacatG CTTCACATTGCATTTGTCATTTTCGCTGCGGTGGCTCCTCCAGTTGTCTTTAAAGGAAAATCCTTGGC